The DNA region TCGGCTCGGCCTCGGACGACCGCGACACGAGCGCGACGCTGTACTCGGCGTCGTAGAGCGCCGTACGGATGTTGTCCGACATCCCGCCGTCGACGGAGACGTACGTCCGCAGCCCGTCCAGCGGCTTGATGGTGCCGACCTCGTACAGCGTGAACGCCGTCGGGCCGACGATGGCGCGGCCCGGCTCGACGGAGAGGCGGGGCGTGCGCAGCTGCGCCGCCGCGCACTCGCGCGTCACGATCTCGCGCAGCGCCGTGGCGATCTCGTGCGGCTCGCGCGGGTCGTCGTCCGAGGTGTACGCGATGCCGAGGCCGCCGCCGAGGTCGATCTCGGGCAGCTCCACGCCGTGCTCGTCGCGGATCTCGGCGAGCAGCGACACCACGCGGCGGGCCGCCACCTCGAAGCCCGCCGTGTCGAAGATCTGCGAACCGATGTGGCTGTGGATGCCGATGACCTCCAGGCCGTCCAGCTTCAGCGCGCGCCGCACGGCCTCCGCGGCCTGTCCCCCGGCGAGCGCCAGGCCGAACTTCTGGTCCTCGTGCGCGGTCGCGATGAACTCGTGCGTGTGCGCCTCGACGCCGACCGTCACCCGGATCTGCACCCGCTGGCGCTTGCCGAGCCGGTCCGCGATGTGCGCGACCCGCACGATCTCCTGGAACGAGTCGAGGACGATGCGGCCGACGCCCGCGGCGACGGCACGCTCGATCTCCTCGGGCGTCTTGTTGTTGCCGTGGAACGCGATCCGCTCGGCGGGCATGCCGGCGTCGAGCGCCGTCGTCAGCTCACCGCCCGAGCACACGTCCAGGTTCAGGCCCTCCTCGTGCAGCCAGCGCACGACGGCCCGGGACAGGAACGCCTTGCCCGCGTAGAACACGTCGGCGTCCGGTCCGAAGGCTTCGCGCCAGGCCTGGCAGCGGGCGCGGAAGTCGGCCTCGTCGAGGAAGTACGCGGGCGTGCCGAACTCCTCGGCCAGCCGCTTCACTTCGACGCCGCCGACGGTGACCGTGCCGTCTTCGGCGCGGGTGACCGTGCGGGACCAGACCTTGGGGTCCAGGGCGTTCAGGTCGGTGGGCGGAGCTGTGTTCGCTGCCGAGCGCCCCTCGGGAAGGACGTCTCCGTGGCGCGGGCCTGCGGGGTGTGCGGAACGGCTCATGGCTCTTCTGGCTCTTCTCGTCTCACAGGTATTCGGGCGCGCTGATGCCGAGCAGGGACAGGCCGCCTGCGAGCACCGTCCCGGTGGCCTCGGCGAGCGCGAGCCGGGAGCGGTGGGCGGCCGAGGGTTTCTCGTCGCCGAGCGGCAGCACGGTGTGGGCCTGCGCGAGGAAGGCGTCGGCGGTCCGGACGAGGTGCCGGGTCAGGCGGTCCGGGGCGTGGCGGCGGGCTGCGGTCGCCAGGACGGTGGGGTGGTCGCCCAGGGCCCCGAGGAGGTCGTGCGCCGACGCGTCGGTCTCCCCCGGGGCCGCCGTGAAGCCTAGGTCGGCCGCGTTGCGCGTGAGCGCGCGGGTCCTCGCGTAGGCG from Streptomyces flavofungini includes:
- the lysA gene encoding diaminopimelate decarboxylase, with product MSRSAHPAGPRHGDVLPEGRSAANTAPPTDLNALDPKVWSRTVTRAEDGTVTVGGVEVKRLAEEFGTPAYFLDEADFRARCQAWREAFGPDADVFYAGKAFLSRAVVRWLHEEGLNLDVCSGGELTTALDAGMPAERIAFHGNNKTPEEIERAVAAGVGRIVLDSFQEIVRVAHIADRLGKRQRVQIRVTVGVEAHTHEFIATAHEDQKFGLALAGGQAAEAVRRALKLDGLEVIGIHSHIGSQIFDTAGFEVAARRVVSLLAEIRDEHGVELPEIDLGGGLGIAYTSDDDPREPHEIATALREIVTRECAAAQLRTPRLSVEPGRAIVGPTAFTLYEVGTIKPLDGLRTYVSVDGGMSDNIRTALYDAEYSVALVSRSSEAEPMLVRVVGKHCESGDIVVRDAFLPSDLAPGDLIAVPATGAYCRSMASNYNHALRPPVVAVREGAGRVIVRRETEEDLLRLDVG